In the genome of Limanda limanda chromosome 15, fLimLim1.1, whole genome shotgun sequence, one region contains:
- the zc3h15 gene encoding zinc finger CCCH domain-containing protein 15, producing MPPKKPAPVGGNKKTQEKKKEKIIEDKTFGLKNKKGGKQQKFIKTVVHQVKTGGPAAKQADGTNKKAEKKKDLDELNELFKPVVVAQKVAIGVDPKSVLCAFFKQGQCTKGDKCKFSHDLSVERKCEKRSLYVDERDDELEKDTMDNWDEKKLEEVINKKHGEAEKKSQSKTHIVCKFFLDAIENNKYGWFWSCPGGGGECMYRHALPPGFVLKKDKKKEEKEDEISLEELVENERAALGPNVTRITLETFLAWKKRKRQDKADKAMEDMEKKKADFKAGKSLIVSGREVFEFHPELVDDDDAEADDTRYASDDEENDQEEVDSTEYQDIDVSRFVPQEVDNTGITMATTDRFASRTKRAPTDDESLEQMNGACGGAEANGLSGGEEEEEEEEDVPVDENLFTGEDLEELDEELNELALED from the exons ATGCCCCCGAAGAAGCCCGCTCCGGTCGGGGGCAACAAGAAGacccaggagaagaagaaggagaagatcaTTGAG gaCAAGACGTTTGGCTTGAAGAACAAGAAAGGGGGCAAACAGCAGAAGTTCATCAAGACTGTTGTTCATCAAGTGAAAACAGGAGGACCAGCTGCAAAACAG GCGGATGGAACCAACAAGAAAgctgaaaagaagaaagattTGGACGAACTCAACGAGCTGTTTAAACCCGTCGTCGTTGCCCAGAAAGTCGCAATAG GCGTCGACCCAAAGTCAGTGCTGTGTGCGTTCTTCAAGCAGGGTCAGTGCACTAAAGGGGACAAGTGCAAGTTCAGCCACGACCTGTCGGTGGAGAGGAAATGTGAGAAGAGAAGTCTCTATGTGGACGAAAGAGATGACGAACTGGAGAAAG ATACGATGGACAACTGGGACgagaagaagctggaggaggtgatCAACAAGAAACATGGAGAAGCTGAGAAGAAGtctcagtccaaaacacacatt GTGTGTAAATTCTTCTTGGACGCCATAGAGAACAATAAGTACGGCTGGTTCTGGAGTTGTCCGGGAGGCGGTGGCGAGTGTATGTACCGACATGCCCTGCCGCCCGGCTTCGTcctgaagaaagacaagaagaaagaggagaaggaggatgaaaTTTCgttggaggagctggtggaaaACGAG CGAGCGGCTCTGGGTCCCAACGTGACTCGAATCACCCTGGAGACTTTCCTGGcctggaagaagaggaaaaggcaGGACAAG GCGGACAAGGCGATGGAGGacatggagaagaagaaggctgACTTCAAGGCTGGAAAATCACTCATA GTGAGTGGACGTGAGGTGTTCGAGTTCCATCCGGAGCTGGTGGACGATGACGATGCTGAAGCCGACGACACTCGATACGCCAGCGACGACGAGGAAAACGATCAGGAAGAG GTTGATTCCACAGAGTACCAGGACATAGACGTATCCCGTTTTGTTCCACAAGAGGTCGACAACACGGgcattaccatggcaaccacggACCGCTTCGCCTCTCGGACTAAACGCGCACCAACAGATGATGAGAGCT TGGAGCAGATGAACGGAGCTTGTGGCGGCGCTGAGGCCAACGGCCtttcaggaggagaggaggaggaggaggaagaagaggatgtaCCGGTGGATGAGAACTTGTTCACGGGTGAagacctggaggagctggacgaGGAACTCAACGAACTGGCCCTGGAGGACTGA